The Anopheles gambiae chromosome 2, idAnoGambNW_F1_1, whole genome shotgun sequence genomic sequence aaattatcaaTATAATGTAAGTGATCAACAGCATATTGGCAGCCAAACCCACTCaaagtttttccttttcaaatGCTATTTGTATGGTTATTAAAATGAACAATTTAAAAGCATCTCCACCCTAATGGTTTCGCATGCTGTTAATTATCGAGCTAGCACTGCCCAGAGTGTCGAGAGAGCGTTCAATTAACAGCTCACACATGAACACCGGCTCGCCAATCCGAAGAACGGTCTGGTTCAATTTTTATCACCAGTCATAACGACCACCACCGCTCCATCCAATCCATCCCATTCGGCTGCCCCGGGAGGAAGTGGCATGCTAACCGCAAAATTGCTTCATAATTAAATTGTCACCCTTTGCGCGTTAGCAGCCAGCAGCGGCGACAAACATTCCCGCCATGTGTTCAGCATTCCGCGCTCGTGTTACAAAACTCGTGGTGCGAGCAAACAACATGCATTAGACACAGACATACGGTGATGGTAGCTGCGGAAATACATCGATTTCCCCTCGGATCGATTCACGCTCCCCAGCTGACCGGAAGCATTTTCCAAGATGACCGCAAAACCCCATCAAGATGGGAGTAAAAACCCTCCCGTTAGCTGTTTGCTTCTAGTGCGACGTTTTTTTACGACGCTACAACGCGAAACACAATTAGTGCAATTAAATCGTTTTTCAACACTCGCCAAACCAAACAGACGTGGTAGGTGGTTACACGGACACTCAGCACCGAACACTTCCCGATGGTGTACGGAGTTTGAAAGCATGTTGCGGGTTGCAGTTTAGTTTCATCATGAACTTGGAAAACCACTGCTTTTCCGATAAATTTGTAGGTGTCAAAAGATATCCTCCAAAGAATATATACAGTTAAAAATGTAAGTAGTAcaatgtttcatcaaaattcataaaaaaggcCATTAGGTAGTTTTAAAAGTAAGAAGCGGCTGTTTCCTatagcgcctaaatgtatgcaaactgTATGACATTTCTTTAAAATGTACTACGTTTGCCTTATGTTATTAATGACTAAAAATAGCCCAATATAGACACATGTAATTCAATTGCATAACTTCAGGCGCTTATCTACGATCCATGCTAGTACACAATAATACAAAGAACTATCTGCTTTCCTCATGTAAGCGGTAACACTTCCAGGAATGTTCAAGGCCTATTTTACACCTCCAAACCACAATTCATACGTCTCTCTCTAGCTCTCTaactctctcactcactctctctatctgttTAACCTCCAACACGCAACAAAACCCGGCAGCGACACGTGTTACGGTGGTGAAAGTTTTCTCCGGAAAACCCCAGCCCGCACCCGGACAGCACAGCACTCAGCACCCAGCAGTGTGGCCCGCCACACCGTTAAACGTGCGGTTGATGCCGTTCGTGATTGTTTTGTCAGAGACAGGGAAATtaagttttccctttttcctgtACTCACCCCGCGCCCCGCTTCTGCCGGCGTTGCGGTGCGTCGCTTCCGTTTGGAATGAACTGGAATTTCGATCACGATTAAGATTTTGATACActgcctgcgtgtgtgtgtgtgtgtgtgtgtgtgtgtgtgtgtgtgtgtgtgtgtgtgtatgtatgtgggCATGGTTGTAAGAAATTGTACCTCGGAGTGACAAGAGATGATGGATCGTAAGAGCTGATTGGCGGCCCAGTATGCGTACGTTTTTCGAGCAAATTGAGCGGAATGTCTTGTGCGGATGAGCAAATATTTCATGCTCGGCACGGTATGCACGATTTGTAAAGCTATTTTGCGTAATTAAATGTAATGTCATTCGTGCGGTTGAGTTGCGCTGCGAACCTGCCAAGGAATACGTGTCCGCAGTACAGGCGAACGAGTAATAGCTTAACATTATGTTAACGCTCTCATGCAAATCAATGCcatttttaacacatttttactCAACATTCGCTTTCTTGCAGGTGCCAAGCTACATCCAGGATTACGTGGTAGTGACGGCCTGGGTGCAGGACTCGGGCGTTCATCTGTACCCCAACTCGGACATTGGCGGCAAGTACATCGTCCTGTCGAATGGCGATCTGTACATCAACAATGCTGGGGCAAGTGATGCGTACAAAACGTACTCGTGCCGAACTGTAAATAGACTCACAGGTAGGTTGTTCGAACAGTTTGAAAGCCATTAATAGCTGAGCGCCTTAATATATGCAAAACGGTTTTCACTATGGAAACTACGATTTAAGTgatattgcatacatttgggcGCTTTGCGTTCAAAATTTCAGAATTACTTatattgaagaaaaaaggCGAATCttcttcaaaaataaaaagcaatcaCAGAAAACACATCACATTCAATTAATTGTACTTCAATCAAATTGAAATAACTATGCGATAATTTCCTGGTAAGCGCAATTAATGGTAATGACGGCGCCTAGGTGTATGCAACATGAAACGGAATTGTTTcatattgcatttttttttgtcctttttgaAGCTCGCTCTGTGAAATGAGTATTTTATTACTCCGTCCCGCAATTAGAATGTTGTTAGAGATAAAACGGTATCCTTCTGCATTTCCTAATGATTATACCATCGGCCACAGCTACCCATTTATTGCGTCGTTAATTACGAAATCTGCATGTAAGTCAGGTGTTTCCTAGGAACGTACAACCGGCCCCTGACCCCTCCCCCAAAAACCATACACGCTTTCCCTTGCATACCGAGCGCCTCCTACACATACCATTTCAATATATTCCGGTCAAAAAGCGACTTTTTTCTTGCACTTTCCATTTCCGTATGCGGCAAGCCACATTCCATTTTTCCCATTCCTCGTGCGGGATAAAAATATCTTATTTCTCGTGCagtaaaaatggaagaaacatCCCCCAtattctcctttttttgtccTTATTCCCCCCTTTGTTTTGCCGCACCACGGTGGTATGCCAGCGTACTGCCCGTACTGCCGTACTGCCAGTGGATATGCATAACTTTGCGCGAGCTAGTGTGCGCCCGGGCAGGAGGGACCACCATTCGTGCATTGCAGTCACGTAGCGTCCATTACGCGAGCGACAGTAATTACCGCCGCAAGCGAAGCAGAAATCGATCTGTGAAAAGGCACCGGGCTAGAGTCCCGGCAACGGGGTGGCACCGGAGAAAAGGGCCCGTGTTGCAGGGCCAAAAGCAAACCAAGAACAATGTGCATACTTGAACGCGAAAAgaaagaatgtgtgtgtgtgtcggtgtgtttgtgtgcgcgcggAATCATAAAAGAAAAGCTCCCGCAAAGGTTACAGCACAATATGGCatgcagaaacaaaacaaaagcaccacAGAAAACACAGAAAACTGAAACTGCGTCGACAATCGAAAATCCTTCAAGATCTTGCACGAGTTGCACCGGGATCGATGCACCCGGACGTGTGCTGCTGTACTGCTCGATGCACCAAATCCccgttttctttctccttgcGCAAAGGTGCAATAGAGCACAACATGGCATGGGATTTTTGTTGGTGCTTACATGGGATTGTGCAGCCATTGCCACGTGGCATTCCGTGGCGCACGTGAATGTTTGTGGACCAAGTGGTTGAATTGTTGCTTAAAAGCTATCCCGCGCGCAACCGAGTCTCGGACGAGTGGTAAATggaatttcattttcatgacTCGCCGATGAACAACAAACTGGGAAGGACGGAAAATATGCAGTAGCAGAAACGGTGATGGCAGTAAAAGCTCGTAGCAACGTGCTGAAATTGCATTACAAGTAGCAACCGCAGAGCGCGCACTAAACGTGAGCACTGCCCGAGGCACTCGAgtagtttcttttttgcttttttttcatttcgagCAGTTAAGTGCACACGTACGGAGTAATCTTTGAAAGCAGCCCGGTACCGATGATATCGCCCGGACACGCTTTTgcaatatttatgtttaactTCTAATTAAAATGCTTGACCGTTTCGCCAGCAGGACGAACACCACTTCAAAGACAATTTTAAACAACCCCCTTGTaatgcttctctctctctttttctgcaCAGGTGAaatacaaatttcaacatatccAGGTCGAGTGATAGTGACCGAGCCGAAGGGACTAGTACAACCTAGAATTAACGTGGAGAAACATTCGCTCAAGCACGTGGTGGTGAATGCACCGGTCACGCTGCCCTGCGTCGCCCAGGGCCACCCGGTACCGACGTACCGGTGGTTCAAGGAGGTGAAGGACCAGATCATGCCGCTGCCGCTGAACGAGCGCATCAGCATCGTGTCGGCGGGCCTGCTCAAGATCGCCAAGGCCCGGCTCGAGGACAGCGGGAAGTACCTCTGCTGGGTGAACAATACCGCCGGCGAGGAAACGATCCAGGTGTCGCTGACGGTGACGGCACCGCTGACCGCCCACCTGCAGCCCCAGGTACAGACGGTGGACGTCGGGAAGGATGCCCAGTTCCAGTGCATCATTTCCGGCTTTCCGGCGCACGAGGTGCTGTGGATGCACAACGGCAAACCGATCGTGCGGGACAGCCGGATCGAGATCTACACCGACGTGCCGCGGATCGTGATCAAGAACGTGCAGAAGGAGGACCAGGGCATGTACCAGTGCTTCGTCGCGAACGAGTGGGAGCAGATACAGTCCACGGCGGAGCTGCAGCTTGGTGGTGAGTGGCGTTTTGTGGATAGTGTTGGGGTGCGCGTGTCTTGATGTTGCTTGGAATGTCTAGCACAGGATTGGACGCACTTCTCACAGGAGGAATAGAGCTTTGTTTGGGTACCATCTAGTAACTTATGTGTCTATTGATTGAACCACACACTTAAACGATGATTTTGAATacttttttacacaattttgaTGTTAAAATCGTAAATGTTTGTAATTATTAACAGTTTGGCTTTACTGCAATTGATCATTGGaactacttcttcttctttttggctcaaacACCGTTGTCGttcaaggcctgcctatacCCCTCGTGGGCatgactttcagtgacttattggttACCCATAGCCGGATgctcagtcctacgtatggcggcacggtccccatttgaggcttgaacccatgacgggcatattgttaagtcgtacaagttgacgactgtaccatgataCAGGCTAAACTACATTGGAACTAAAACCCGttttatttgttaaaatatgaCCTGTGGATGGGTTCTGATCTTCAACGATctgtttaaatttcattttgatacaGTTTGACATTTGACAGAAGAAGCTTTTAGTACAGTGCATAACATTGCACTTGCTTTTTGAGAGTAACGTCAAACTGGGCAATCTTTAAATAGTTGTGTTATCCACtgtaaaaataacacatttttCTTATAACTGATTGAAAATCAATTctaaacaattgaaaaattattgCCGACAAATCGTAATATGTGTCAGTAAATGGAACAGTCCCCGAGTCATAACAAAATGTCCCATAAAACCTGGTAAAGTCTTTTTCTACACCCTCCTAAAACCGCGTCAGatgcaaccacacacacacacacacacacactcacagaggGATTGCATCACCCTTACGCAATAACCCTCCGGGTAGCGTTTTACTGTGCCAAGAAAGAATATTCATCAGGCAGCATCCATCCATAATTAGGACACGGGAACATTATGTTCTACCCCTTCTATGCACTTGTTCACCCTTCTTTCCCATGCCCGGAAATGGAACTACACAAGAAGACAAGGAAAAGGAGGACAAAATGGGGTAGAGAGGGTGCAACAATCTCTTTTGATCATTGCACTCGAGGGGAGTGCAAACCAAACTTCCCCACCTTAGACAAGTGTAAGTGCGCTTACTATTTGTTCCCCCTTTTTTatcgctctttctcttttgttcCGTCCCCCGCCAACAGATGCTACCCCGGAGTTGCTGTACTGGTTCTCGGAACAGACGCTCCAGCCGGGCCCGACCGTATCGCTCAAGTGCGTGGGCACCGGTAACCCACCGCCGCAGTTCACTTGGAAGTTGGACGGTTTTCCGGTAAGTAACAGACGCCTTGGTGGATTGTCGATTTGCCCACTTCTGCCCAGTCGTGGGCGGTGCTGTGCGTGAAGCCGTAGACCCGGACCTGCCAAAGAGAGTAAGCGACGAATAATGCAAATGCTTGCCGCGGCTGTGGTTACACTCTTTACAGATCCCCGACAGTCCCCGGTTTGTCGTCGGTCAGTACGTCACCATCCACGACGATGTCATCAGTCACGTGAACATTTCCAACGTGAAGGAAGAGGACGGTGGCGAATATACGTGCGTGGCGCAGAACAGCATCGGAAGGTAAGGATAGATGGATGCATGTATTTGCGAAACTCTTCTTCCCCGTGGGCGCTTCTGCAAACCAGCGACAGGGACAGTGTGCATGAAAAATGCATTACACAATCCATACCAATCGGTGATTGCTGTGGGGTGGGTGCTCTTGGGAGAGAATACAGAACCGGGCCACGTTCATCCCCCCAGGAGACGTTTACAGTGCATCACACTAATGATGTAGAAAGCTCTCAGCCATTCCATAActtcttctctcttttccaCAAACCAGAGTGTCACACAGTGCCAAAGTGAACATCTACGGGCTTCCATACATACGCGAGATGCCGAAAATTACGGGCATCTCGGGGCACGACCTCATCATCAAGTGCCCGGTCGCCGGCTACCCGATCGACAAGATCCACTGGGAGCGGGACGGTCAAACACTACCCATCAATCGACGCCAGCGGGCCTACAACAACGGCACACTCATCATCGAACAGCTACAGCTGGCAGAGGACGCTGGAACGTACACCTGTATGGCGCAGAACAAGCAGAAGCAGACGGCCCGACGCAACGTCGAGATACAGGTGATAGTGCCGCCCAAGATTATGCCCATCCAAGCGATGACGAACATGCTGCGCGAAGGTATGCGGGCAGCCATCTCGTGCCAAATCCTCGAGGGTGATCTGCCAGTCAACTTTCGCTGGGAGCGCAACGGTAAACCGGTGCTTGGGACGGGCAACGAGGTGATTCGGCGGCTGGACGAGTACAGCACGAGCCTGGTGATCGAGCACATTACGTCCGAGTACTCGGGGAACTATACGTGCATCGCGAGCAATGTGGCGGGCAGCGAGAGCTTTACCGTGCCGCTGACGGTGAACGTGCCGCCGAAGTGGATACTGGAGCCGAAGGATTCGAGCGCCCAGGCCGGGCAGGACGTGGCACTGCACTGTCAGGCCGGAGGCCATCCGCAGCCGACGGTGACGTGGAAGAAAGCGATCGGCAACACGCCCGGGGAGTATAAGGACTTTCTGTACGAGCCAAACGTGTCGCTGCACACGAACGGGACGCTACAGTTTCGCAAGATCGCGAAAGATTCGCAGGGCCACTTTCTGTGCGAGGCGAAGAACTCGATCGGGACGGGTGTTAGCAAGGTTATCTTCCTGAAGGTTAATGGTAAGTTTGCATGTCTATGATTTATTGGAGGTTTTTGGTGCTAATACATTGaaccattttttgtgttttcatcCCCAGTACCTGCCCACTTTAcgacgaaaaacaaacagatcaCCTCGCCGCGCAACAAGCAAATCCACATCCAGTGCAACGTGCAGGGCGACAACCCGATCGACATCAAGTGGAAGATGCAGAgctcccagcagcagctcgacgAATCGCTCGACAACCGGTACAACATACGCGAGCAGGTACTGGACGACGGCATGGTGTCCGAGCTCGGCATCTCCCACACCTACCGGCAGGACACGGGCGTCTACATCTGCCAGGCGTCGAACGCGTTCGGCCAGGACGAGATGTCGATCCATCTCGTCATCCAGGAGGTGCCCGAAGCGCCCAAAAACCTGCGCATCAACTCGCAGCAGTCGCGCACGCTGCAGCTCTCCTGGAGCCAACCGTTCGCCGGCAACAGCCCGATCGAGAAGTACAACGTGGAGTACAAGCTGGTGACGGATTCGTGGCAGTCGGCCGAGCATATCACCGTCGCTGGGACGCAGACGGTCATAACGCTGCAAAACCTGAAGCCCGCCAAAGCGTACCATCTGCGCATCTCGGCCGAAAACAAGCTCGGTGCGTCGGAGTACTCGGAAGTGATACAGGTTACGACGCTGGAGGAAGTTCCCTCGGGACCGCCACTCAACATCAAAGGAGAGCCGAAGAGTTCGACGGAAATTTTCCTCTCATGGGAAGCACCGGACCGGGATCAGTGGAATGGGAACCTTTTGGGGTACTACGTTGGCTACCAGATCGCCGCCAGTCCCAATGATCGTGACATCAATCCGACGCAAGGCTTCAACTTCAAGACGGTTGAGGTGCGCAGTCACTTTGGTGGTGAGACAACGCTACAAAACTTGAACAAGTGCACGACGTACAATATTGTGGTGCAGGCGTACACCAGCCAGGGCAGTGGACCGCCGAGCAAAGAGATATCGCTCGGTACGCTGGAAGATGTACCTTCGAGCGCACCCGACAGTCCAAAGTGTGATGTGCTGAGTTCGACCTCGATCTACATCACCTGGTCGCCGCCACCGGTCGATGGGCAGAATGGAAAGATCCGAGGCTACAAGGTATCCTACATTGAGATGGACGATCTTTACGGTAAGTAGAGTTGATTTGGACGATTCAATGAGCTTTGTTTTGATGGCTCTTTCCCCATTTACAGAGAAGGAACCGTATACATCGAAAACGAACAATCAGTATCTGACGTTAGAAAACCTGAAGAAATTCACCAACTACACGTTCTGGGTGTTGGCGTTCACCAAGGTGGGCGACGGTGTCAGAACCAATCCGTTCCATTGCATCACCCAGGAGGATGGTACGTTTGCTCTACGTCCTCTACCATTGTCAGTCTCTATCAAAgtctcttctctttcttcctAGTACCGAGTGCTCCCAGTGCCCTGAAAGCAGTCCCTTCATCCAGCACCAAGATCATCATCTCCTGGCTACCACCAGCCCACCGGAATGGTCTCATCACCGGCTACACCTTCTACATGCAGCTCGTCGACGGTGGCCGTGACGAGGGTACGCACAAGCGCTCCCTAGTACCGTACGCCGAAAGCCACGAAACGGTACGCTTGCAGGAGCACGCCACCTACCAGTTCTGGCTGACAGCTTCCACCAAGGTAGGGGAGGGTGAAAAGTCCGAAGTGATCACCGTTCCTCCCAACAACAAAGTCCCAGCCCGGATCGTTTCCTTCAGCCAGGAGATTGTAACGCCGTGGAAGGAAACACTGATCCTACCCTGCCGGAAGGTGGGTGTACCGGCACCCGTGACCATCTGGCGGCAGGACGACCAGCCGATGGATACGGGGACGCGCAAGCTAATTGCCAAAAACGGCACCCTCTACATCAAGGACTGTCAGCACTCGGACGCGGGCAACTATACGTGCAGTGTGGAGAACACCTGGGGCAGGGATGAGATCGTGTACCGCATCCGGATCCGGGTGCCACCCGATCCACCGACACTGACGATCGTCAACACCTACACCGACAGTCTGCTGCTCGAGTGGACGGACAATCGGAACGGTGGCTCGCCGGTGCTCGGGTACGTGATCAACTACAAGCGCGAGAACGGTGACTGGGAGGAGCTACAGATCGACTcgaaaaccaacacacacctgCTGGTGAATCTGTGGTGCGGTACGCGCTATCAACTCTACATTACAGCGTACAACAAGATAGGTACTGGATTGCCGTGCGATATTGTGCACTCGCACACGAAGGGACTTCCCCCGGTACAACCAAAACATTCACAGATGATAACGAACAACTCGACGAGCGTGACATGCTGGCTCGATTCGTGGGGTGATGGTGGCTGTGGGATACTGCACTTTTCGATCGAGAACCGGCTGTATGGACGATCGCAGTGGAACATGATCGCTAGCCATGTGGAGGCGACGGAGCGGATCTTTACCGTGACGGATCTGCAGCCGGCAACAAAGTATCAGTTGCGTGTGACGGCGTACAACAATGCCGGTGCTACGATGGCCGTCTACAACTACACCACGCTGACTGCACAGGGAGGTAGGTGGAGTTGGTGGAGAGTAGTTTAAGAACTGTGGCGCTTTACCAATGTAATGCTGTTTGCTTCCAGTGATGGTGTATCCGGATATAACGAACCCAGTGTCACCGCACATGGGTGAGAATCCGTTCTATGCCAATGTGAAGGTGATCTTGCCACTCTGTCTATCCATTCTGATACTGTTCGCGCTCGTTGCTGCGGCCCTGCTCATACGCAAACGAAGTAAGTAGGCCATATCCATCTTGAGGATCCTCTTCAGGAAGTAGTTTAAACCCTAAAAGACTCTACAAACTAATTAACTGATATCTCTTGTGTGTTTCACTCTTATCAGAGCTAAACAACCAGAACCGCATCCCATCCACCTCGATGTCGGAGTCACCGTCGATCGCCAACATCCAGAACAAGCACAACCGGGACCAGCAGTACCTAGCAGTGCGGGCTCAGCAAGCGAGCCGGAACAGTAACTCCGTTGACTCGGGCAGCTACAAAGCCGAGGGAAATGGTAATCGTCCCAATCATTTCACTTCACTCCCGCATTCTACCTGCCGAAAGGCTCAACTCACTTACCGTCTACTTTCCACACCTTTTCCCCTGTTTTTTTACAGAGTATATTGAAGACATTTGCCCGTATGCAACCTTTCAGCTGAACAAGCAAACGTACAGCGAAAGTTCATACAGTGGAAATGTCTACAGTGGACCATATCACTCGGTAAGAGGATCATTTGTGTATCATGATGTTAAAACCGAAAGCTATCATGTAAGTTTAATTTCTatgccatctctttctctctgtttcaTTTTTGTCCCATTGTGGAACTAAACTCTctgtatgtttttattttcctcatCATCAACAAACAATGACAATGAGCGCACACCTCCAACGCAACCATCCAACAACTCCACAGCCATCCTTTTCATCAGATCTCCTTTTTTCCAAACTTTCCCATCACTAGCGACCATGAACAGCGTCATCTGTTTCCGTTTTATGCTTtcatctctctgtctctctctctatctctcatcACTGTGTTCATCTCTATCTTCTAGCAAAGGTCATTGTTGCGTACGCATCTCATATCTCATGATCGTCGTCGACTCACCTATCACTATTACCATCGATCGTCGTTCGTCTTTCGATTTGCTAGTATCTCTCGCTAGTACCTGTCGGAAATGTTGCACTTTTGTTGTCCTGATGATCTTTCATTCCTCTTAAAGGTTTTACTAAGGATGATCCTATTGGTGCAACAAGCTCCTAACCTCAGAGAATCTTGAGTCTTAAGTCTTTGAAGATCAAAATCAGTACCAAATAGAGTGTCAGTAAAGTCAGCTTAATTGTCCTTGTTAACCAGCCTCTCCATTCCTCTTGATCATCTCGTTCACCAGTGAACCACATAATGCTTCGTTCTTACATTCTTTCGTACCGATCACTCATCTATCCCCCGTAACAATTGGCACTCATCAACTGTGTTTCGCTTCATACGATCATCTTTCGATTATCgtttcaattgttttgcaATCGTGTTTCGTATTCGTACTGAAATCACCTCTCATTAGCTGCTGATCGTTTCGCACTATTCGCTCACCATCACTACCAACAtgatcaccaccatcatcaccattgtAAGTCGAGAAGGCAGAAGAGAGCACAAATGCCCACGATCGAATCACAGtcgaacaaaaatcaaaaatgtcccaaatggtgtttttttttcttttctttttctctttctttctatctctcttctctttctttctctttctctcttttttatcgctctcgcgcgcgcgctctctctctctcgctggtTGTGTGTATGATCGAACATGCAAACcacaaatcaataaaaactctccccacaaaacaaaccgtccatccaacaaatcaaacaacaatCCTTCGAAATGTCCCTCAAAACGTCGAAACAAAACATCCCCCTTGCTGCGTGTTTCGTGCGTTGTcgttgctgccgttgctgtgGGCTTTGCTGGGTTTTCCGTTCCGACCTTCTTAACGATAATGCACATACATCTCTTCctgttttatttacaaaaaaatgtaacaacGCCCCAAAACGAACCCAAACACTCATGTGCTGATGCAACCGTGCTGTCCTTCTCATCCTGGCCTGGCGCTACCACATCCGATACGATTGGAACAATGCAATTGGAACAACTTCCATAACAAATCTACCCAACTATCCCGCGGTTCGACCTTCGTCTGACTACACATTGCGACTTTTGAAaccgaaaaaaatgaaacccaaaacacaaatacaccaaccaaaaccaacaaaaatatcccccttcttcttcgttaacaaaaaaaacaacctcccgTAGAACAAAGAGCCCGAATACACG encodes the following:
- the LOC1270011 gene encoding cell adhesion molecule Dscam2 isoform X2, which codes for MDVRGLAQGILLLHILKGVILLDLQGPVFLAEPPYKVEFSNNSGGLIDCTGHGSPPPDVEWSVATTNHELVYTLPNGSLIFYPFSADKFRHEVHSTVYRCKLKNLVGTILSREVHVKGVVNQKYNIQVHDEYVMSGNTAVLKCQVPSYIQDYVVVTAWVQDSGVHLYPNSDIGGKYIVLSNGDLYINNAGASDAYKTYSCRTVNRLTGEIQISTYPGRVIVTEPKGLVQPRINVEKHSLKHVVVNAPVTLPCVAQGHPVPTYRWFKEVKDQIMPLPLNERISIVSAGLLKIAKARLEDSGKYLCWVNNTAGEETIQVSLTVTAPLTAHLQPQVQTVDVGKDAQFQCIISGFPAHEVLWMHNGKPIVRDSRIEIYTDVPRIVIKNVQKEDQGMYQCFVANEWEQIQSTAELQLGDATPELLYWFSEQTLQPGPTVSLKCVGTGNPPPQFTWKLDGFPIPDSPRFVVGQYVTIHDDVISHVNISNVKEEDGGEYTCVAQNSIGRVSHSAKVNIYGLPYIREMPKITGISGHDLIIKCPVAGYPIDKIHWERDGQTLPINRRQRAYNNGTLIIEQLQLAEDAGTYTCMAQNKQKQTARRNVEIQVIVPPKIMPIQAMTNMLREGMRAAISCQILEGDLPVNFRWERNGKPVLGTGNEVIRRLDEYSTSLVIEHITSEYSGNYTCIASNVAGSESFTVPLTVNVPPKWILEPKDSSAQAGQDVALHCQAGGHPQPTVTWKKAIGNTPGEYKDFLYEPNVSLHTNGTLQFRKIAKDSQGHFLCEAKNSIGTGVSKVIFLKVNVPAHFTTKNKQITSPRNKQIHIQCNVQGDNPIDIKWKMQSSQQQLDESLDNRYNIREQVLDDGMVSELGISHTYRQDTGVYICQASNAFGQDEMSIHLVIQEVPEAPKNLRINSQQSRTLQLSWSQPFAGNSPIEKYNVEYKLVTDSWQSAEHITVAGTQTVITLQNLKPAKAYHLRISAENKLGASEYSEVIQVTTLEEVPSGPPLNIKGEPKSSTEIFLSWEAPDRDQWNGNLLGYYVGYQIAASPNDRDINPTQGFNFKTVEVRSHFGGETTLQNLNKCTTYNIVVQAYTSQGSGPPSKEISLGTLEDVPSSAPDSPKCDVLSSTSIYITWSPPPVDGQNGKIRGYKVSYIEMDDLYEKEPYTSKTNNQYLTLENLKKFTNYTFWVLAFTKVGDGVRTNPFHCITQEDVPSAPSALKAVPSSSTKIIISWLPPAHRNGLITGYTFYMQLVDGGRDEGTHKRSLVPYAESHETVRLQEHATYQFWLTASTKVGEGEKSEVITVPPNNKVPARIVSFSQEIVTPWKETLILPCRKVGVPAPVTIWRQDDQPMDTGTRKLIAKNGTLYIKDCQHSDAGNYTCSVENTWGRDEIVYRIRIRVPPDPPTLTIVNTYTDSLLLEWTDNRNGGSPVLGYVINYKRENGDWEELQIDSKTNTHLLVNLWCGTRYQLYITAYNKIGTGLPCDIVHSHTKGLPPVQPKHSQMITNNSTSVTCWLDSWGDGGCGILHFSIENRLYGRSQWNMIASHVEATERIFTVTDLQPATKYQLRVTAYNNAGATMAVYNYTTLTAQGVMVYPDITNPVSPHMGENPFYANVKVILPLCLSILILFALVAAALLIRKRKLNNQNRIPSTSMSESPSIANIQNKHNRDQQYLAVRAQQASRNSNSVDSGSYKAEGNEYIEDICPYATFQLNKQTYSESSYSGNVYSGPYHSVRGSFVYHDVKTESYHNKEPEYTKVRRKGGSRLRDPATSEPIESDNPGSTDSEVRKILTLHIPITEYDTLGSESDNDIASRSNQSNYRHHRDTQDETSSSSENSPSSISRKSKPPYPPRKSAKAQSQNLPKRHVRSSSGYSSHNEETTFSISNYPNYSDHITPPARFSDLLGRDATLAVSSVNPSSLGSATEIGSNVVGKKSSNHSPRPRAGQKLQREAFQINV